A single genomic interval of Penicillium psychrofluorescens genome assembly, chromosome: 2 harbors:
- a CDS encoding uncharacterized protein (ID:PFLUO_002719-T1.cds;~source:funannotate), protein MAHRIVTQVVVTGARVFGRAFAEAYKQAQASGKYAAQNKGKSGGGFTSSSLTLDEACKILNVKPPNGGAGEASLEPVMERFKKLFDINDPQKGGSFYLQSKILRARERLEMEVREAERKFAAEKELKEGWKPKVYKDR, encoded by the exons ATG GCCCACCGCATCGTCACCCAAGTCGTCGTCACCGGCGCTCGCGTCTTCGGCCGCGCCTTCGCCGAAGCCTACAAACAAGCCCAGGCCTCGGGCAAATACGCCGCCCAGAACAAGGGCaagagcggcggcggcttcaCCTCCTCGAGCCTAACCCTTGATGAGGCCTGCAAGATCCTGAACGTCAAGCCACCCaacggcggcgccggcgaggcCAGCCTGGAACCGGTCATGGAGCGCTTCAAGAAGCTCTTCGATATCAATGATCCGCAAAAGGGGGGCAGCTTCTATCTGCAGAGTAAGATCTTGCGCGCCAGAGAGCGATTGGAGATGGAGGTACGCGAGGCAGAGAGGAAGTTTGCagcggagaaggagttgaAGGAGGGTTGGAAGCCGAAGGTGTACAAGGATCGGTGA
- a CDS encoding uncharacterized protein (ID:PFLUO_002721-T1.cds;~source:funannotate), producing MPPFEFRGNGKGPDRRSHPRQNFTFRYPRPHISERPLLSSKSGPVGEQFVGEEEKQAPKFTSWEDLSDSEEAEMDLSTDEDADETSRPRKKLALGLDGAESPAPAPPAPKWSNPDPYTALPPPDESREKRVDVVKLIRKAKIAASATKSNATNEVTSNQDFISFGAMGIDDEPPNNAPENAPRGPKGMDMRESALTGRKRTRDDEVKGYSKKTGKPASKFYYDASILDQWRALSDQVPVPWMDHTAPAMNMGTRLHNEIISFYHWAKPQKFEQIVRADLIARLQSAFQNRYRGVQIRAFGSFASGLYLPTADVDLVLLSTSFMSSGRKTFGERKGQIYAFSGFLKNLNIVVPNSIEVIAHARVPILKFVDKLTGLRVDLSFDNDSGLIANETFQLWKAEYPVMPVVISIVKQFLLLRGLNEVPTGGLGGFSITCLVVSLLQHMPHGHVQQNLGNILMDFFNFYGNIFNHERMGISMNPPGYFNKRVFQDKNDRLTIEDPNNRDNDISGGTKEIALILRAFSKAHDVMKNAMIDMSMTGASHTSILQYIIGANYDEYTEQRFQLRQVFETCDRFHHHRSPPPPPPGLPPSDREAPPPPPEPSQKPPADKSVPSGPKGKQASQQKQSVQNGAGKQASVKATPAAPTPAPKTKTSPKGGKQSSQQKQGAQNGADKPSSVKVTPAAPAPVPKTKPSKPSNQQKQAILTNGAPDQAPAQVSSSAPTTAPASKETSSAEADSGSEQDPSGSSMTAKAKATHRRNVKCQERADRLRRLRPDLKVRASVSLRQARLLAGYKDNEEMEMDLDQREKQMAAAQSSA from the exons ATGCCGCCATTCGAGTTTCGAGGCAACGGCAAAGGCCCCGACCGCCGGTCACATCCCAGACAGAATTTCACCTTCCGCTACCCACGCCCTCACATTTCCGAACGCCCGTTGTTATCGTCCAAATCAGGGCCCGTCGGCGAACAATTTGtcggggaggaggagaagcaAGCACCCAAGTTCACATCATGGGAAGACCTGAGTGACAGTGAAGAGGCAGAAATGGACCTGTCCACCGACGAAGACGCGGATGAAACGTCGCGCCCTCGCAAGAAGCTTGCTCTCGGTCTCGACGGCGCTGAATCCCCTGCGCCTGCACCACCTGCACCCAAATGGTCGAATCCGGACCCGTACACGGCCTTGCCGCCTCCTGACGAGAGCcgggagaagagggtggaTGTGGTCAAGTTGATTCGCAAGGCGAAAATCGCTGCCAGCGCGACCAAATCCAATGCGACCAACGAGGTGACCTCGAACCAAGACTTCATCTCTTTCGGTGCCATGGGCATTGATGACGAGCCTCCAAACAATGCTCCAGAAAACGCACCAAGGGGGCCCAAGGGGATGGACATGAGAGAGTCCGCGTTGACGGGTCGGAAACGCACCCGTGACGACGAGGTCAAGGGCTACTCTAAGAAGACTGGGAAACCCGCGAGCAAATTCTACTATGACGCCTCCATTCTGGACCAGTGGAGGGCACTGTCTGACCAGGTCCCAGTGCCCTGGATGGACCACACGGCTCCTGCGATGAATATGGGCACAAG ATTGCACAACGAAATCATCAGCTTCTACCATTGGGCCAAACCGCAAAAATTTGAGCAGATTGTTCGCGCAGATCTGATCGCGCGGCTTCAAAGTGCGTTCCAGAACAGATACCGCGGTGTGCAAATCCGAGCATTCGGCTCGTTTGCGTCGGGATTGTACTTGCCCACGGCAGAtgttgatcttgtccttTTGTCAACCTCCTTCATGAGCAGTGGACGAAAGACTTTCGGCGAGAGAAAGGGGCAGATCTACGCGTTCTCAGGCTTCCTGAAAAACCTGAACATCGTGGTTCCCAATTCGATTGAGGTCATTGCGCATGCTCGAGTGCCGATTCTCAAGTTCGTGGATAAGCTGACTGGACTGCGGGTCGATTTGTCCTTTGACAATGATAGCGGTCTGATTGCCAACGAAACTTTCCAGTTGTGGAAAGCCGAGTATCCGGTGATGCCCGTGGTGATCTCGATTGTCAAGCAGTTCTTGCTGCTTCGCGGCCTCAATGAAGTGCCGACGGGCGGGTTGGGAGGATTCTCCATCACCTGTCTGGTTGTCAGTCTCCTTCAGCATATGCCACACGGCCATGTCCAGCAAAACCTTGGCAATATCCTGATGGACTTTTTCAATTTCTACGGTAATATTTTCAATCATGAGCGGATGGGTATCAGCATGAACCCGCCTGGCTATTTCAACAAGCGTGTCTTTCAAGACAAAAACGATCGCCTGACAATCGAGGACCCCAACAACCGGGACAATGACATCTCAGGTGGGACCAAAGAGATTGCCTTGATCTTGCGAGCCTTCTCGAAAGCGCACGACGTCATGAAAAATGCGATGATTGACATGTCCATGACTGGTGCATCCCACACAAGTATCTTGCAATACATTATCGGGGCAAACTATGACGAGTACACGGAACAGCGATTCCAGCTGCGTCAAGTCTTTGAAACATGTGATCGATTTCACCATCATCggtctccgcctccgccacctccggGCCTTCCTCCTAGTGATAGGGAggctcctccacctccaccagaGCCTTCTCAAAAACCGCCTGCTGATAAAAGTGTCCCGAGTGGGCCGAAGGGGAAACAAGCCAGTCAACAGAAACAAAGTGTTCAAAATGGTGCTGGTAAACAGGCTTCTGTCAAGGCCACTCCCGCAGCGCCTACACCAgcgccgaagacgaagacatCACCGAAGGGGGGGAAACAAAGCAGTCAACAGAAACAGGGTGCTCAGAATGGTGCCGACAAACCGTCTTCTGTCAAGGTCACTCCCGCAGCGCCTGCACCAGTGCCAAAAACGAAGCCTTCCAAGCCATCCAACCAGCAAAAGCAAGCCATCCTGACGAATGGTGCTCCTGATCAGGCTCCAGCCCAGGTTTCCTCCTCGGCTCCGACAACAGCCCCCGCCTCAAAAGAAACATCTTCAGCGGAAGCGGACAGTGGTTCTGAGCAGGATCCCTCTGGCTCTTCGATGACAGCGAAAGCGAAAGCGACTCATCGTAGAAACGTGAAATGTCAGGAGCGTGCTGATCGGCTGCGACGTCTGCGACCAGATCTGAAGGTCAGGGCCAGTGTCAGTCTCAGACAGGCCCGTCTTCTTGCCGGGTACAAAGACAacgaggagatggagatggaccTAGACCAACGGGAGAAGCAGATGGCTGCTGCGCAGAGCTCTGCATGA
- a CDS encoding uncharacterized protein (ID:PFLUO_002717-T1.cds;~source:funannotate) codes for MERPSLFQVPPGAIADVNIIDTTSKINNLEARFLMEPPIPGFSHFPELPSWSFLVESGTGRKALFDLGIPKEWRKLAPASIGHVDQLGWRVEVDHDVSEILQQNDYKLDSIDSIVWSHWHWDHVGDPSTFPASTELVVGPGFKNNFMPGYPTKSDAKLRDSDFQ; via the exons ATGGAAAGGCCGAGTCTGTTCCAAGTGCCGCCTGGCGCCATTGCCGATGTCAACATTATCGACACAACATCAAAGATCAACAACTTGGAAGCTAGATTTCTTATGGAACCTCCAATCCCAGGGTTCAGTCATTTCCCAGAGTTGCCATCTTGGTCCTTTCTGGTTGAGAGTGGCACTGGTCGCAAAGCCCTCTTTGATCTCGGAATTCCCAAAGAATGGCGGAAACTGGCTCCCGCCAGCATTGGACATGTTGATCAGCTAGGGTGGCGCGTGGAGGTTGACCACGATGTTTCCGAAATTCTGCAGCAAAATGATTACAAACTCGATTCGATTGATAGCATTGTTTGGAG CCATTGGCATTGGGATCATGTAGGTGACCCATCGACTTTTCCCGCATCCACCGAACTGGTGGTAGGACCAGGATTCAAGAACAACTTCATGCCCGGTTACCCTACAAAATCAGATGCAAAGCTGCGGGATAGCGATTTTCAGTGA
- a CDS encoding uncharacterized protein (ID:PFLUO_002716-T1.cds;~source:funannotate) translates to MAAPNLTQDGQSDSQPPTVAAFSPSTISGSALTSRQRSSVIVHRKSPLLVATPPPITRALAYSHPFLLPLNKFLGLLTWTSGDPWQGFLLVACFWTIVLYCDAIILWAGPILVVLGLILGMYTRRYSPLSSTAATGEKHHKRTNSSDNGTRHQKSLDEIVETLRTFTIRCNILLEPLLDLTDFLSTQRTATSATTKPALTALFLRILLITPIWVILTLPPFYIITTRRVFMTVGTLILTYHSRPARVSRVILWRSRTVRRIVAMLTGLSVADSPDNSQKAQAQGLGLNVATRRRGGADGVRFTFIVYENQRRWLGIGWTYSLFPAERAAWTDEHLNTVSPKDKFELPDVPTGDSKWRWVEGSEWRVEGKDGSPNRKSDSKSLSEGWIYSDNKWNDGRRGQDGWDRYTRRRKWYRDAELVEIGDEENTNSSGETVSRLTQALDREQKKDSQSTDADPDADAKSIAPSTASTKSRRRRWFGSTKQDKGSSGGGSSSDTARATGSNVAASEHTPSRPVSIPNSRRSSQLGVGGTSSGSGKNSSVVTSDSASIREKELAKVRDHHDQWGSRAAGGTERAEREWGLSDDLNMGLS, encoded by the exons ATGGCCGCCCCAAACCTCACTCAGGATGGCCAGTCGGACTCCCAGCCGCCGACTGTCGCTGCCTTCTCACCATCCACCATCTCAGGCTCGGCCTTGACCTCGCGCCAGCGTTCCAGTGTTATCGTGCATCGCAAATCCCCGCTGCTGGTGGCCACGCCACCGCCCATCACTCGCGCCCTCGCCTACTCCCATCCATTCCTCCTACCTTTGAACAAATTTCTCGGTCTCCTCACATGGACGAGCGGGGATCCATGGCAGGGCTTTTTGCTCGTTGCTTGCTTTTGGACGATAGTGCTGTATTGCGATGCCATCATTCTCTGGGCGGGGCCGATCTTGGTCGTCCTCGGGCTGATCCTAGGCATGTACACGCGCCGCTACTCGCCCTTGTCCTCGACCGCGGCAACGGGTGAAAAACACCACAAACGGACGAACTCCTCGGACAATGGCACTCGCCACCAGAAAAGCCTAGACGAGATTGTCGAGACGTTGCGCACATTCACCATCAGGTGCAATATCCTGTTAGAGCCTCTACTCGACCTCACCGACTTCCTCTCCACCCAACGCACGGCGACGTCAGCAACTACAAAGCCGGCGCTCACAGCTCTCTTCCTACGAATTCTTCTTATTACCCCAATCTGGGTTATACTGACCCTCCCGCCATTCTACATAATCACCACCCGTCGCGTCTTCATGACCGTCGGtaccctcatcctcacctATCATTCCCGGCCTGCGCGCGTATCGCGCGTTATCCTCTGGCGCTCGCGCACTGTGCGGCGCATCGTCGCTATGCTGACAGGACTTTCCGTCGCAGACAGCCCGGACAATTCCCAAAAAGCTCAGGCGCAGGGTCTCGGCCTGAACGTCGCGACCCGTCGACGTGGAGGCGCAGATGGTGTGCGATTTACTTTTATTGTGTACGAGAACCAGCGGCGCTGGTTGGGGATCGGGTGGACGTATTCGCTGTTCCCGGCGGAACGCGCAGCCTGGACCGACGAGCATCTGAACACGGTCTCTCCCAAAGATAAGTTTGAGTTACCGGATGTTCCAACCGGAGACTCGAAATGGCGATGGGTAGAGGGCAGCGAGTGGCGCGTCGAAGGGAAGGATGGTTCACCGAACAGGAAATCAGACTCCAAGTCCCTCAGTGAGGGATGGATCTATTCTGATAACAAG TGGAACGACGGCCGCCGCGGTCAAGACGGATGGGACCGGTACACTCGGCGGCGCAAGTGGTACCGCGACGCCGAACTCGTCGAAATCGGAGACGAGGAAAACACCAACAGCTCCGGGGAAACAGTATCCCGCCTCACACAGGCGTTGGACCGCGAACAGAAAAAGGACTCTCAGAGCACAGACGCTGACCCCGATGCCGATGCGAAGAGCATCGCCCCTTCGACCGCCTCCACCAAATCtcgccggcggcgctggTTCGGGAGTACCAAGCAAGATAagggcagcagcggcggcgggtcTTCATCTGACACGGCTCGCGCCACGGGATCAAATGTTGCTGCTTCCGAGCACACCCCTTCACGACCAGTTAGTATTCCGAATTCTCGCAGGTCGTCCCAGCTTGGTGTCGGCGGAACGAGCTCTGGAAGCGGCAAAAACAGCAGTGTGGTAACAAGTGATAGTGCTAGCATACGAGAAAAGGAATTGGCGAAGGTGCGGGACCACCATGATCAGTGGGGGTCGCGCGCGGCGGGTGGCACGGAGAGAGCGGAGAGGGAGTGGGGGTTGAGCGATGATTTGAATATGGGGTTGAGCTGA
- a CDS encoding uncharacterized protein (ID:PFLUO_002714-T1.cds;~source:funannotate), with the protein MDALSDPGLVRTPSPVVSAAQPAPAQKSRGRQTSTGWSRSGCLTCKRRRKGCDKAKPSCNNCLKQGRKCEGYGSIWVEPLGPSAQVFKVEGPKRRRLSASSPSTSYYDPWLEPQRSPGSPTPPGWSVPTPPQDLNEDAEIEIVSPTLEMGDHRFDALAMTPRPHGNISHLSGHESHYLQYHMEEGSRLLANLESDGNPLRSILIPRALSSPLLMKAVCAVSALHLANRSHGLGAQTAAADFYGGTLRGIRTALVERSTDLLPDDAMLAVGLLCKYEIVRGSVTQWSVHLDALQRLLVSRGGFASMDRDAAGFLRGLFVYAHSMAQITSRKRITSADVSPVDDDIGISQLDIYIGYTEELLKTCGRISRLQFLKDDISALRLAVASINETLTNWSYASARCITPPGLTAANLTRLQVVAECFRDAAFIHLHSILERIITQQDDFHDVASINNSNNTTPSHLLNQLGTLISTPKTTAVHRCLSRVESLHLDHHCEYSALTFPLFIAGCESTTAVQREVVTQSLNKLQDNFGIGNVRRAQDLLASLWKRRDEGSPDGTSNHVHWLDVLEELGWELILA; encoded by the exons ATGGATGCGCTTTCCGATCCGGGACTGGTGCGCACACCATCGCCCGTCGTGTCTGCAGCTCAGCCCGCCCCAGCCCAGAAGAGCAGGGGTCGACAAACGAGCACAGGCTGGTCTCGATCGGGCTGTTTGACATGCAAGCGACGTCGAAAAGGCTGCGATAAAGCGAAACCGAG CTGCAATAATTGCCTCAAGCAAGGCCGAAAATGTGAGGGATATGGCTCTATTTGGGTAGAGCCACTTGGCCCGTCTGCGCAAGTCTTCAAAGTGGAAGGCCCCAAGCGGCGGAGACTCAGTGCATCGTCACCGTCAACCTCTTATTACGACCCATGGCTAGAGCCGCAGCGCTCACCAGGatcgccaacgccgccaGGCTGGTCTGTGCCGACACCACCACAGGATCTAAATGAAGATGCCGAGATTGAAATCGTCAGTCCGACCCTGGAGATGGGTGATCACCGCTTCGATGCATTGGCCATGACTCCTCGACCTCATGGAAATATCAGCCATCTCTCTGGGCATGAATCACACTACCTGCAGTATCACATGGAGGAGGGCTCACGGCTTCTAGCCAATCTCGAGAGCGATGGAAATCCGTTGCGGTCAATTTTGATCCCACGCGCCCTTTCGTCTCCATTGCTGATGAAAGCTGTATGCGCTGTATCAGCACTCCATCTTGCAAACCGCTCTCACGGCCTTGGTGCGCAAACAGCTGCCGCCGATTTCTATGGTGGAACGCTCAGAGGCATTCGGACAGCCCTCGTGGAACGGTCCACAGATTTGCTTCCTGACGATGCCATGCTGGCAGTGGGACTACTGTGCAAGTACGAAATTGTCCGCGGGAGTGTGACACAGTGGTCCGTCCACCTCGATGCTCTGCAGCGCTTGCTTGTTTCCCGTGGAGGATTTGCCTCGATGGATCGAGATGCAGCTGGATTTTTGCGGGGATT ATTCGTCTATGCCCACAGCATGGCTCAGATAACCAGTCGAAAACGCATCACTTCAGCAGATGTCTCGCCCGTTGACGATGATATTGGTATCTCCCAATTGGATATTTATATCGGATACACCGAGGAGCTTCTCAAGACCTGTGGTCGGATCTCTCGGCTCCAATTTTTAAAAGATGACATCTCGGCCTTGCGACTGGCCGTTGCATCCAT TAATGAAACCCTCACAAACTGGTCCTACGCTTCAGCCCGTTGCATCACTCCCCCGGGTCTAACAGCGGCCAACCTAACCCGCCTCCAAGTCGTCGCAGAATGCTTCCGCGACGCAGCCTTCATCCATCTGCACTCGATCCTCGAGCGTATAATCACGCAACAAGATGATTTTCATGACGTGGCGTCCATCAACAATAGCAATAATACCACACCCTCCCATCTTCTCAACCAATTAGGCACCCTCATATCCACCCCCAAAACCACTGCCGTGCACCGCTGCCTTTCCCGCGTGGAATCGCTGCACCTCGATCACCACTGCGAGTACTCGGCTTTGACATTTCCGCTATTTATTGCAGGCTGCGAAAGCACCACAGCGGTACAGCGCGAAGTTGTCACGCAGTCGCTTAATAAATTGCAAGACAACTTTGGCATTGGTAATGTGCGCCGTGCGCAGGACTTACTTGCTTCCTtgtggaagagaagggacGAAGGGAGCCCGGATGGGACAAGCAATCATGTGCATTGGTTGGAtgttcttgaagaactcggGTGGGAGTTGATTCTTGCATGA
- a CDS encoding uncharacterized protein (ID:PFLUO_002715-T1.cds;~source:funannotate): MEQYDVAVIGLGVLGSAAAYHAAQKGAKVLGLEQFELGHTRGASHDTSRIVRTSNFLPEYVSLAKSAYKDWAALEKAVDQHLLSITGGVVFFPDEEGASMNATEFTSSLDANDVPYELLDAAQVKSRWPQFDIADSVKTVYTADTGIVHASKVVAAMQYVARAHGAVIKDRTPVERVTPHPSGKGVIISTATGQEFHAGKVILTTDAWTNKLLAPLGVHIPLSVMQEQITYFKPTDVSAFESSKFPVWIWGGRECYYGFPCYGETTIKAGRDVANNFMTPAERTFVHSPRLLGELSSFMDSTMPDSGREALRTVTCQYTITPDRQFIISPLENCKDVILGLGAAHAFKFAPAFGRALAELAVDGETKEDVSTFGIPKSATCTSKL; the protein is encoded by the coding sequence ATGGAACAATACGATGTCGCAGTAatcggcctcggcgtcctAGGCAGCGCCGCCGCCTACCACGCCGCCCAAAAAGGCGCCAAAGTACTCGGCCTCGAGCAGTTCGAGCTGGGACATACGCGCGGCGCCTCACACGACACGTCGCGAATTGTGCGGACATCCAACTTCCTACCGGAATACGTGTCTCTCGCCAAATCGGCCTACAAAGACTGGGCCGCGCTCGAGAAAGCCGTCGACCAGCACCTGCTCAGCATCACGGGCGGTGTTGTATTCTTCCCTGACGAAGAAGGGGCTAGCATGAACGCTACCGAATTCACCAGTAGTCTCGACGCAAATGATGTGCCCTATGAGCTGCTCGACGCGGCGCAGGTTAAGAGCCGCTGGCCGCAGTTTGATATCGCCGACTCGGTGAAGACGGTGTACACGGCCGACACGGGGATTGTGCATGCATCCAAGGTTGTCGCTGCGATGCAGTATGTTGCTCGTGCGCACGGCGCAGTTATTAAAGACCGGACCCCCGTCGAGCGCGTTACGCCCCATCCCTCCGGGAAGGGAGTGATCATCTCAACAGCCACGGGCCAGGAGTTTCACGCCGGAAAAGTAATCCTCACGACAGACGCGTGGACGAACAAGCTCCTCGCACCGCTGGGCGTGCACATCCCGCTCTCCGTTATGCAGGAACAGATCACATATTTCAAGCCGACGGACGTCTCCGCCTTCGAGTCCTCCAAGTTTCCCGTCTGGATCTGGGGCGGACGAGAATGCTACTACGGCTTCCCCTGCTACGGCGAAACGACCATTAAAGCAGGGCGCGATGTCGCAAACAACTTTATGACGCCCGCTGAGCGCACGTTTGTGCATTCGCCGCGATTGCTGGGAGAGTTGTCCTCATTTATGGATAGCACTATGCCTGATAGTGGACGCGAGGCGCTCAGGACGGTGACGTGTCAGTATACTATCACCCCGGATCGGCAGTTCATCATTAGTCCGTTGGAGAATTGCAAAGATGTGATTTTGGGGCTGGGTGCGGCGCATGCGTTTAAATTCGCGCCGGCTTTTGGGAGAGCGCTTGCTGAGCTGGCGGTTGATGGGGAGACGAAGGAGGATGTTTCTACTTTTGGGATTCCTAAGAGTGCGACTTGTACTAGCAAGTTGTGA
- a CDS encoding uncharacterized protein (ID:PFLUO_002720-T1.cds;~source:funannotate): MRPSTSPLSADLPPLVMGTATFNSQYNADPYTLPTTELVQRALACGIRAFDTSPYYGPAEELLGRALASEHVQSHYPRDTYRLLTKVGRVAASTFDYSPDWIRHSVRRSLKRLHTTYLDVVYCHDVEFVPPADVLGAVRELRRLRDEEGGIVRYIGISGYPVETLSELAEMVLRETGEPLDAVMSYANFTLQNTRLQSVALPRLLAAGVDVVPNASPLGMGLLRRDGVPIGSMGDFHPAPDALRRAIHCASDCAADHGEKLEVVAIRFALETWLRAGAKVGALGAPLARSADADPGFLSVANIGTGRRLGVSVMGVSNVAELDETLRVWHSILHGLENWDDDDEPMDLDTQALAANRSTPNNELNNKGPVPSSAEHSASILTPSEGLVTDRAWSSTRCAQILRLAREIRGVLGEEWIDYVWASPPADFVNLLPEEHIAALQQLAIETGKTEEAAYVPSGPDRMLTPPLDMEKQLG, encoded by the coding sequence ATGCGGCCCTCCACCTCCCCGCTATCGGCGGACCTCCCGCCACTGGTAATGGGCACCGCAACCTTCAACTCCCAATACAATGCCGACCCATACACCCTCCCAACGACAGAGCTAGTGCAGCGCGCGCTAGCTTGTGGTATCCGCGCCTTCGACACATCCCCTTACTACGGCCCCGCCGAAGAGCTGCTCGGCCGCGCGCTCGCTTCAGAACATGTCCAGAGCCACTACCCGCGGGACACATACCGACTCCTCACAAAAGTAGGTCGCGTTGCTGCGTCGACGTTTGATTACTCGCCGGACTGGATCCGACATTCCGTGCGGCGCAGTTTGAAGCGGCTGCATACGACTTATCTGGATGTGGTGTATTGTCACGATGTGGAGTTTGTCCCTCCCGCCGACGTGCTGGGCGCGGTGCGGGAGTTAAGAAGGCTGCGAGATGAGGAAGGTGGCATTGTGCGCTATATCGGGATCTCCGGGTACCCGGTTGAGACGCTGAGTGAGCTTGCGGAGATGGTGCTGCGGGAGACGGGCGAGCCGCTGGATGCGGTGATGAGTTATGCGAATTTCACACTGCAGAATACCCGGCTGCAATCTGTTGCGCTGCCGCGACTCCTCGCTGCGGGCGTGGATGTAGTCCCGAATGCCTCGCCGCTGGGCATGGgcctgctgcgccgcgaCGGCGTGCCGATCGGGTCGATGGGCGACTTCCACCCCGCGCCGGATGCGCTGCGACGCGCGATCCATTGTGCGTCGGACTGCGCGGCAGACCACGGCGAGAAACTGGAGGTCGTTGCGATCCGCTTCGCGCTTGAGACCTGGCTCCGCGCTGGAGCCAAAGTGGGCGCGCTGGGTGCACCGCTCGCTCGCTCGGCCGACGCAGACCCGGGATTCTTGTCCGTCGCCAACATCGGCACGGGCCGCAGGCTTGGCGTCAGCGTGATGGGGGTGAGCAAtgtcgccgagctggacgagacgCTGCGAGTCTGGCACAGTATCCTCCACGGCCTGGAAAactgggatgatgatgacgagcCGATGGACCTCGACACGCAGGCGCTTGCTGCCAACCGCAGCACTCCCAATAACGAACTGAATAACAAGGGGCCCGTTCCCTCATCTGCCGAACACTCCGCCAGTATTCTTACTCCCTCCGAAGGCCTCGTCACCGATCGTGCTTGGTCTTCCACGCGCTGCGCTCAGATCCTGCGGTTGGCTCGTGAGATCCGCGGTGTGCTTGGTGAGGAGTGGATTGATTATGTATGGGCGAGTCCACCGGCGGACTTTGTGAATTTGTTGCCCGAGGAGCACATTGCTGCTTTGCAGCAACTGGCAATAGAAACGGGGAAGACGGAGGAAGCTGCGTATGTCCCTAGTGGGCCGGATCGCATGCTCACGCCGCCTTTGGATATGGAAAAGCAGTTAGGATAG
- a CDS encoding uncharacterized protein (ID:PFLUO_002718-T1.cds;~source:funannotate), producing MSNFYFFEGTPSRILDFCELVGEEIQLPEYMAQFAGLHRRQDHQFTYSDGGYYSDDGYSDGGYYSTGSDNEAGYYSTSISHIGIPTFAPYVSSSSPQPAPVATNTPASATAAPSTSSETIASSHTSATPGRASTDTALSSSSSGLSTGAKAGIGVAIPLVVIILGLSLLCYFRKRRVNRRNGAGNNIPEISQQSWLEKPLPESKYLPAEADSTALHEPDSRFIFESPSLDAGTRNSGVYEMSDNSAIEHSPAAAFATQKHKTSLGHHFSKTYSSVSNDVPRKAVASSASTPAPGMIPSGGLDASMSALTDSGAPSQNPHAKTWEGTEAPSSGVENTDAQLAQLEAEMARIAEERERLQQMQVLADREAELKRQIAARKDAISGQNPDSPL from the coding sequence ATGTCTAATTTCTATTTCTTTGAAGGGACTCCATCGCGTATTCTTGACTTTTGTGAGCTGGTCGGCGAAGAGATTCAACTGCCAGAGTATATGGCACAGTTTGCGGGGCTGCATCGacgacaagatcatcaaTTCACTTATAGTGATGGAGGTTACTACTCCGACGACGGTTACAGTGATGGAGGTTACTACTCCACCGGCAGTGACAATGAAGCAGGTTACTATTCCACCAGCATTTCTCATATTGGAATTCCCACTTTCGCCCCCTATGTTTCGAGCTCCTCGCCGCAGCCTGCACCAGTAGCAACGAATACACCGGCTTCGGCGACAGCGGCCCCTTCAACTAGCAGTGAAACAATAGCGTCATCACACACGTCAGCTACTCCGGGAAGGGCGTCTACAGATACCGCATtgtcttcatcctcgtcgggTCTCTCGACTGGAGCAAAGGCTGGCATTGGAGTGGCAATTCCACTAGTTGTCATAATATTAGGGTTATCTCTATTATGTTACTTCCGCAAGCGAAGAGTGAACAGGAGAAATGGTGCAGGCAATAATATTCCTGAAATCAGTCAACAATCGTGGCTAGAGAAACCCTTGCCAGAGTCAAAATACCTCCCTGCCGAAGCGGATAGCACCGCCCTTCACGAACCGGACAGCAGATTTATATTTGAATCGCCATCCCTGGATGCCGGTACGCGGAATTCTGGTGTTTATGAGATGAGTGACAATTCTGCCATCGAACATTCTCCCGCAGCAGCTTTCGCTACGCAGAAGCACAAGACCTCGCTAGGCCATCACTTTTCTAAGACCTACTCATCCGTGAGTAACGACGTACCTCGCAAGGCGGTCGCATCGTCCGCTTCTACGCCTGCTCCTGGAATGATCCCAAGTGGAGGTTTAGATGCTTCAATGAGTGCCTTGACCGACTCTGGTGCACCGTCGCAGAACCCACATGCGAAAACTTGGGAGGGTACTGAGGCCCCATCTTCAGGTGTGGAAAACACCGATGCACAATTGGCGCAGCTTGAGGCGGAAATGGCGCGTATCGCGGAAGAAAGAGAACGCTTGCAACAAATGCAGGTTTTGGCAGACAGAGAGGCAGAGCTGAAAAGACAAATTGCCGCACGAAAAGATGCAATCTCGGGGCAAAACCCAGATAGCCCACTTTGA